The [Clostridium] colinum genome includes the window CAAAATATAGTCTAACTTCTTGTTCTTTTTCATCTTTTAAAGCTAGTTCTACATCTTTTATTCTTTTTGCTAGTTCTCTATCTGCAATATTGTAGTGTCCTGTTACCTCTTTATATACTTTTTCAAAATCTTCGTAAGGTTTAAGAACTTGTGATTTTATTTTTTTTCTTAAATCTTCAAGTTCCTTAAATTCTTTATTAAGCTCTGCTCTAGTTTTCTTAATTTCTTTAAAAGTATCTTCTGTAACAACTAAAGATAAAGCTGTATCTGTTTTTTGTTTTATTGTAGTTTCTAATTCTTTTAATCTTTCTTCAATAATAGGTAATTGTTTTATCTGTATAATTTCACTCATATAAACCTCCTATAAACATCTGCATTCAACTACTGTAAAATCATCTAATTTATACTTTTCTTTAAATGCTAAAGCGCTTTTCTCACAACTAAATTTATAGGCTAAAATAAAGGTATCAACAATTTCCACGCCCTCTTTTTTATCAATTTGTTTTAAATAACCCCTATTATTTTTTAACATATAATAAATCATTTATAAGTTTCCTTTCATAAATTGTATTTTGAAGATAATCTACAAAGAAAATATTCCAATATATGTTTTTCTCTTGTTCTGTTAAATTTTTATTACTACTAACAATTTCAAGTTTGTTATTAGCAAATTCTTCTGCTTTTTCATAGGTCATTTATATCACTTCTTTCTGCAACTTGAAAAATTCAATAATTTTACTAACCTCTAAACTTTCCATACATTCAGTACAAATAGGCTTGTTATCTTCATTAACATACACTTCTTCTCCTTTTTCTAGTATATTTCCACATTCCATACAACACTCTTTTTCTATATCTGCATCTGCATATGGACATCTACTATCACATATATATTGATTACATTCATTACACATTTTCACTACACTCCTTTTTGTTTTTTATATTTGACTGCCAATAAGGATTATTTGTATAAGGCACTAATGGTAATCCTTTAGCTTCTCTTAAAGAATTTAATAATCTATTGCATAATTTCCATTTTTTGATATTATTGCTTTCTTTTTTTGTATCCATAAATTTTCCTCTTTTCTTTTTATAAAATTTATAGTATAATTTAACTGTATTTATTTTTGTGTGTAACTGTGGCTTTTTTAAGCCACTTTTTATTGTTTAAATATCTTTTATGTATCTTTCTGCCCTTTCTATTGCTAGATTGTAATTTTTTGTACCTAAATCTATTAATTTAAGCTTTCCTTTATAATCAAAGTACATATAATACGTATTGTCTATAATAGTAAGTTTATATTTTCCCATACTCCCTCCTAAAATATCATTTTGCCTACTACATAACCTATAAAATAACAAAAAATAATAACTACTCCAAAAGATAAACAGTTTTTTAAAAATTTCATCTTCTACACCCCATATTTAAAAGTTTAATATTTCCTTTATCATCTTTAAGTGCTTTAAATTCATCAAATGTCAAAGCTAGTTTTATAGCTTCTCTATCATCTTTTGCTGTTAACCCTATTTGATTGCTATTTTCTAAAAATATTAAATAGTTTTTCATTTGTTCTCCTAACTAGCTTGTCCTACTATAATAAGCCCTAAGGCTTAATCATGGTCTTTAAGTTTTCCCTTTAACCAAGCTTCGTAGTATATATCTCCTATTCTTTCTAATTTTTTTCTTTTTTCTTCTGGGGTAACTGTCTTTGCATACTCATCATCTATGTAAATTGTACAATTGCCACTTTTTATAATTTTTACAATAGCCATTTATACCACCTCCTTTACTAACTTATTAATTTTATAAATTGTCCTATTACAATTATTGAAATATAACTACCTCAACAGTTAGCTATTTTTTCTCTTGTTTTAATATTTGTTGCCATTCCAAGCCTTTTAAAAATCCACTTATTTCTCCAATAAATATTGTATTTATTGAGCTATTTTCAAGTTTTGCTAAATTAGAAATGACTTCAAGTTTAGTTTCTTCAAATTGTAAATTAGTTACCATAAACATTCCTCCTTTGTATTAAATTTTTAATAAAATATTGTAATATTTTTCCTTTTCTTATATAATTTTAGTATCTACATTTATATGTGCTAGATATAGGTGTAGAAATATATAAGAAAAGGAGGTGTAGATATGGATAATACATATAATGTTACATTAATTTATAAAGAAAATGTTGTAATCAAAGTTGAAGGAGCTACTGAATATATATTAATTCGAGATGAGTATAAAAATGATAACTCCTTCCCACCAGTTTCAACATATCATATGCCTATAAAAGAGGCTAGCCTTAGAAAAGTTTTAATTATTGACAACAATAATAATCAAACTTTTGATACTGCTAATGTAATAATCTTTAAAATTGCTAATGGTGAACAAGCTGTAACAACAAAAGATTTATTAAGTATAAGTGTTACCCAAAATTAATATTTAGCCACTTAATAAGTGGCTTTATTTATTTTTAAATGTTATACTAGCCAACTGTTTTTCTATTCTTAAACACATATCATATAAAATTTGATTATTTATACCATTTCCTAAACTTTCTATTTTTTCACAAAAATATAGTATAGTTTCTCTTGCTATTTCATCTAATTTTTCTGATTGCTCTTTCGTTAAAAATTCGCTTTTACTATTAAAATCTATAATCATAACTTTTACCTCCTTTCTTAATATTAAATTTTCAATGTACCGCAACAAGTTTTATATTTGTTAAATAGCGTCTTTTATATTTTCTTTTTCAATTAAAGGTAAGATATTAACCCTTTTTAGTTGTTCATATATAAATAGTCTACCTTTTTGTGTCCAATAAGTTTGTAATCTT containing:
- a CDS encoding LIM domain-containing protein; amino-acid sequence: MCNECNQYICDSRCPYADADIEKECCMECGNILEKGEEVYVNEDNKPICTECMESLEVSKIIEFFKLQKEVI